From a region of the Zingiber officinale cultivar Zhangliang chromosome 4B, Zo_v1.1, whole genome shotgun sequence genome:
- the LOC121977203 gene encoding chitinase domain-containing protein 1-like isoform X2, with translation MPAARRRDRRGAGGRDQPTQHREGRSTVRSRSLSIRLLFTSLLLLLLAVVAIAALFIVYRGDESGIKGTAPPSLSVYERGLVKPNENSRFSENTSRRHFPNPVLAYVTPWNSRGYEMAKLFGSKLTHISPIWYELKSEGKKLVLEGRHNVDKEWISELWNNGHPLVLPRVVLEASPMDLLLKKKQWNKAIDIIIKECKDMGYDGIVLESWSRWAAYGILHDPDLRNMALDFIKQLGKALHSVDLTRRTDDHKLELIYVIPAPRSPNLNEYDFGPRDLQQLCDAVDGFSLMTYDFSGPQSPGPNAPLNWVHTSLSMLVGDSDAKNHARKILLGLNFYGNDFLIPEGGGEAITGRDYISLLEKHKPVLRWDNISAEHFFVYPHNYQRHTVFYPSLISLSTRLEEARAWGAGISIWEIGQGLDYFFDLL, from the exons ATGCCGGCGGCTAGGAGGCGCGACCGGCGCGGCGCCGGCGGCCGGGATCAGCCCACTCAGCATCGGGAAGGTCGATCCACGGTCAGATCCAGAAGTCTCTCCATCCGTCTCCTATTCACCTCACTTCTCCTACTGCTCCTCGCCGTGGTCGCGATCGCGGCGCTCTTCATCGTTTACCGAGGCGACGAAAGTGGCATCAAGGGAACCGCGCCGCCGTCCCTATCCGTCTACGAGAGAGGACTCGTGAAGCCCAAT GAAAACTCACGGTTTTCTGAGAATACATCGAGGCGCCATTTTCCAAATCCGGTGCTGGCGTATGTAACTCCTTG GAATTCAAGAGGCTATGAAATGGCTAAGCTTTTTGGTTCGAAGTTAACCCATATATCTCCTATATGGTATGAGTTGAAGAG TGAAGGGAAGAAGCTAGTTTTGGAAGGACGTCATAATGTTGACAAAGAGTGGATTTCAGAGCTTTGGAATAATGGGCATCCACTG GTCTTACCTAGAGTCGTATTGGAAGCATCTCCCATGGATCTACTACTAAAGAAGAAGCAGTGGAATAAAGCAATTGATATTATAATAAAGGAATGCAA GGACATGGGATATGATGGTATTGTGCTCGAGTCCTGGTCAAGATGGGCAGCTTACGGTATCTTGCATGATCCAGACTTGCGCAATATG GCATTGGATTTCATTAAACAGCTTGGTAAGGCATTGCATTCAGTCGATTTAACAAGGAGAACTGATGATCACAAATTGGAGCTGATCTATGTGATTCCCGCCCCACGCTCACCAAACCTTAATGAATACGATTTCGGACCACGAGATCTGCAACAACTTTGTGATGCTGTAGATGGTTTTTCTCTTATGACGTATGATTTTTCAGGGCCCCAAAGTCCTGGCCCAAATGCTCCTCTGAATTGGGTGCACACTTCTCTGAGCATGCTTGTCGGTGATAGTGATGCCAAGAATCACGCTCGTAAGATTCTCCTCGGTCTGAACTTCTATGGGAATGATTTCCTCATTCCGGAAG GTGGTGGTGAAGCTATAACTGGAAGAGACTACATCTCATTGCTCGAGAAACACAAGCCGGTGCTTCGTTGGGACAACATAAGCGCGGAACATTTTTTCGTCTATCCGCACAACTATCAAAGGCACACCGTGTTTTACCCCTCATTGATATCTCTATCGACACGCCTCGAAGAAGCTCGTGCTTGGGGAGCTGGTATTTCGATTTGGGAAATCGGGCAAGGTTTAGACTACTTTTTCGATCTTTTATAA
- the LOC121977203 gene encoding chitinase domain-containing protein 1-like isoform X1 encodes MPAARRRDRRGAGGRDQPTQHREGRSTVRSRSLSIRLLFTSLLLLLLAVVAIAALFIVYRGDESGIKGTAPPSLSVYERGLVKPNVDYHEILAENSRFSENTSRRHFPNPVLAYVTPWNSRGYEMAKLFGSKLTHISPIWYELKSEGKKLVLEGRHNVDKEWISELWNNGHPLVLPRVVLEASPMDLLLKKKQWNKAIDIIIKECKDMGYDGIVLESWSRWAAYGILHDPDLRNMALDFIKQLGKALHSVDLTRRTDDHKLELIYVIPAPRSPNLNEYDFGPRDLQQLCDAVDGFSLMTYDFSGPQSPGPNAPLNWVHTSLSMLVGDSDAKNHARKILLGLNFYGNDFLIPEGGGEAITGRDYISLLEKHKPVLRWDNISAEHFFVYPHNYQRHTVFYPSLISLSTRLEEARAWGAGISIWEIGQGLDYFFDLL; translated from the exons ATGCCGGCGGCTAGGAGGCGCGACCGGCGCGGCGCCGGCGGCCGGGATCAGCCCACTCAGCATCGGGAAGGTCGATCCACGGTCAGATCCAGAAGTCTCTCCATCCGTCTCCTATTCACCTCACTTCTCCTACTGCTCCTCGCCGTGGTCGCGATCGCGGCGCTCTTCATCGTTTACCGAGGCGACGAAAGTGGCATCAAGGGAACCGCGCCGCCGTCCCTATCCGTCTACGAGAGAGGACTCGTGAAGCCCAATGTAGACTACCACGAAATCCTCGCT GAAAACTCACGGTTTTCTGAGAATACATCGAGGCGCCATTTTCCAAATCCGGTGCTGGCGTATGTAACTCCTTG GAATTCAAGAGGCTATGAAATGGCTAAGCTTTTTGGTTCGAAGTTAACCCATATATCTCCTATATGGTATGAGTTGAAGAG TGAAGGGAAGAAGCTAGTTTTGGAAGGACGTCATAATGTTGACAAAGAGTGGATTTCAGAGCTTTGGAATAATGGGCATCCACTG GTCTTACCTAGAGTCGTATTGGAAGCATCTCCCATGGATCTACTACTAAAGAAGAAGCAGTGGAATAAAGCAATTGATATTATAATAAAGGAATGCAA GGACATGGGATATGATGGTATTGTGCTCGAGTCCTGGTCAAGATGGGCAGCTTACGGTATCTTGCATGATCCAGACTTGCGCAATATG GCATTGGATTTCATTAAACAGCTTGGTAAGGCATTGCATTCAGTCGATTTAACAAGGAGAACTGATGATCACAAATTGGAGCTGATCTATGTGATTCCCGCCCCACGCTCACCAAACCTTAATGAATACGATTTCGGACCACGAGATCTGCAACAACTTTGTGATGCTGTAGATGGTTTTTCTCTTATGACGTATGATTTTTCAGGGCCCCAAAGTCCTGGCCCAAATGCTCCTCTGAATTGGGTGCACACTTCTCTGAGCATGCTTGTCGGTGATAGTGATGCCAAGAATCACGCTCGTAAGATTCTCCTCGGTCTGAACTTCTATGGGAATGATTTCCTCATTCCGGAAG GTGGTGGTGAAGCTATAACTGGAAGAGACTACATCTCATTGCTCGAGAAACACAAGCCGGTGCTTCGTTGGGACAACATAAGCGCGGAACATTTTTTCGTCTATCCGCACAACTATCAAAGGCACACCGTGTTTTACCCCTCATTGATATCTCTATCGACACGCCTCGAAGAAGCTCGTGCTTGGGGAGCTGGTATTTCGATTTGGGAAATCGGGCAAGGTTTAGACTACTTTTTCGATCTTTTATAA